The Elusimicrobiota bacterium sequence CTCGTCTTGCTCAATTATTCTTGTCGGGTTCCTGTTTTTATTTCTGTTTCTTGTGGGGTTCCATCTGTTGGCTTGGGAGGAACAAGTTTCACTTCCTTTGTTTCATCCATTTCAACGGTCCCGCTTACGGTGTAATTTTCTATAGTTTTTCCGCAAAAAATGCGATCAACTTCGATTGAAAAGGCGGTGTCTGCATCCCCCTTGATAAACAAATGCATTGCCGGTTGGGGTTTAACCACAGATATGTGCCGAATTTCTCTCATAGGGCTGGCCGAATCTTCGGCAGAAGCTTCAAGGTCGTTTGACCCACCTATGCATTCCATCGCTACATCGCTTCCAGGAATTTCTTCAACAATGGTTTCGTCATTAAGAAAACCAGTTCGGTGGCCGGCTCCATCCTCCAGCCACACTGAAAATAAATACGCTTCGTTAATCGATCGGTCATGTGAAATACTAAAAACCTCTTGGCATGCCGCAAATAAATTGTTCGGCATAATCGCATATGTTAATACAGACAAACAGAGCATCCTCTTGGCCATGTTTTCATTCCCCCGGGCTCAACGTATGAAGTTCACCGGCGCGTGCCGTGTACGCGTCCGGTGGAACGAATTGTTATGTGACCACCTCTGTCGATACCGAAAACAAAGTTTGATCATAAAATGCTAACGCCCAAATCGATTCGCGCAGATCACTGTTTGCTAGACCGCGCCAGTATCTAAAAATGTCCCCTCCTATTTCCTCTCGTTTTAGAGTCCGTAAAGTTTCATCTTTATCTTGATTCCGATAGAACATTTCTACGCTTAGCTTAACTTTTGAATCCAGGATAATGGATGGGTAATGATGTCTAAATAGTCCACGTACTATTCGTAGGACCACGCGATCAATTCTACTTTTATCAAATTCAACTGCATTTTGCGCTTCGGGGAACAGCGGGTTCATAGATTCCCCAGGTATTGGAACTATGGCTTTCGCTAAAGATTTTCGCAATGCTGGACTTCGCTGAAATGTAGACTAAACGACTTTCTTTTTCCAGATTAATTGCCCAGTTGGGTTCCAATACCCTTGGGTAGTCATCGCAACGCGGAAATATTCATCGTCTAATTTGAACGAATTGTTACATGCCATACAGCAACGAACGGTAATTAGATTTTTCGGTCGAGGAGAGGGAAATAGACATTTGGGTGGAACATGGTCATTCGTCAGGTTTCCAACTGACCCGCAAAGATAACACCCTAATCTATTTTGCACTCTCACTCCGTCACATAACGTCAGAATTCAGCGGCGGGCCGCCGTGTGGCCCGTCCGCTGAAATAATGGGTTGGGCATTTTTTTTTCTCTCTGTGGGTACAAATCAAACTCCCCATCCTTTCCAACCTCGCTTGGTCGCCGTTCTCCCGACGAAAGAACTTGTCCCTGCAACCTCATGTGTAAATGAACCATTTGATGAAATAAGTTTATACACGAATGTGACAGTTACCGTCTTATTGGCGGAATGTTGAATTGGAAATTCTTGTTCGTAATAGGCTGTTTTAAGCACTCCGCCAGAATTCTTCTCAAATTCTATTTTCAATGGTTCTTTGATTTCGAACAAGGTGGTTTGAGAATTGCCAATCACGGTTAGGCTTTTCAGATAAAGCATGTCGTATTTCAACCAGTTTGACCTGTCTTTAGGGGTAACGTGTATTGTTAATCTAAATGGGCTACCCCACCTATCAAGAAACCCCGTATTTGTTGGAGACAACTCCACATAACACTGCATGCCTTCGACTTCTGACGACATTATCGGAGAGCTGTTTCCGGCGCCGCCCGGCCACCTGTCGTTGTCGGGAACTTCACTTGCAGTTCTAGCGTCAATGTAAAAATCAATTTTGGTTGTTGGCAGATTATCGCAAGCCGCAAAGGCCAATGAAAACAATGCAACCGTTAATTGCACTCCGAAGGGGGACTCTAATTTCATTTGGTTTATGCCCAACGAAACAAAATCAGCGGTGCGGCCGCTCCGTGGCCGCATCCGCTGGATTGCCGGGTTGGGCGACTAGGGAACGAATAGCAACACCCCCATCGTAATGCAAGCAAGCAACATCATGCTGTAAATAGTCATCCCGATCCAGAACTTCCTCGGCTGGGGCAAACGCCCGAAAACGAACCCCAGCTTGTTGTGAGATATTTCTCCTATTGTCACCCCGCGGTACAACTGCACCAGACAAAAAATCCCAAGGTAGATCAGAATTGCGGCGCCGAATATTTTGCCTAGCATGTGCCCACCGCCCAACATATATTAGATAGATACACCTCTGCCTTCAATTACACCGCCTAGACAGATCACTGTTAAAAAATGCAGAATTACTGTTGCTCTTGAACGCGCGGTCGGGATAGTTCGCCCGACCTTCAAACCGATTGTTTGGTCCTGATTTTTTTCCGCCGTCAGCCGGACGGATCAGGATCCAGTGAGGTCTGAATGATACACCCGAATCCGGTTTCTTTCAACCCCCCTTCCACGGTGGCGGCGGCCCTGCCAAACGGGGAACCGCCTAAACCGAAACTTTTGGATCAGCTGAAAGAGGCGATTCGGCTGAAGCATTATTCCATTCGGACCGAGCAAAGCTATGTGGATTGGGCCAAGCGTTATATTTTTTTCCATGGGAAAAAACACCCGAAGGATATGGGGGGCGCGGAAGTGGGGGCGTTTTTAACGCATCTCGCGGTTCAGAGAAAAGTTTCGGCCAGCACTCAAAACCAGGCTTTGAACGCCATCGTTTTTCTTTACAAACATGTTTTGAACAGGGAGTTGGGGTCCATTGGTGAGACGGTGCGGGCCAAAGTCCCGGACCGGCGGCCGGTGGTGATGAGCCGGCCAGAGGTGGAGCGGGTTATTTCCCATGTGGAGGGCCCGTCGCGTCTACTGGCGGAGCTCCTTTATGGGACGGGGATGCGGCTCATGGAGTGCCTTCGGCTTCGGGTGAAGGACATTGACTTTGATTTGAACCAAGTGGTGGTGCGCGACGGGAAAGGCGGGAAGGACCGCGTGACCATGCTTCCTAAAATTCTTCGGCCCGTTTTGGAAAGGCATTTGGCGGGGGTCAAAGCGCTTCACGAGCGGGACCTGGCCGAGGGGAACGGGCGCGTTTATCTTCCCAACGCCTTGGGGGAGAAATACCCGAACGCGGATCGGGAATGGGGGTGGCAATACGTGTTTCCGGCGCGAGGATTGTCGAAAGACCCGCGCACCGGAGTGGAGCGACGGCACCATTTGCACGAGACGACTTTGCAAAGCGCGGTAAAACGCGCGGTGCGCATGGCGGGGTTGACGAAGCCCGCCAGCGTGCACACCTTTCGTCACAGTTTCGCCACGCATCTTCTGGAGGCCGGCTACGATATCCGCACGGTCCAAGAACTCTTGGGGCACAAAGACGTTAGCACGACTATGATCTACACCCACGTTCTGAACCAAGGCGCCCGCGGCGTTCGAAGCCCGTTGGATAATATGCCTGTCTCGAGAACGACGGTCGAGGGGCTTAATTGACGTACTATGGATAATACGAATTTCGTTCGATATCGTACTGTGAAAAGTACGCCGGGGGTTCGCCACGAGACGGACGATTTTAGAAGGGACCGATGTCGGATTCAGGTGCGCCCCTTCTGGTATTGGGCTTTGGATAAGGGATTGGTTTCTCAATGACGATTCAACACGATCTTATCGTCGTGGGGGCGGGGCATGCGGCCATTGAGGCGGCGCTGGCGGGCGCGAGGCTGGGCGTTTCGACGCTCTTAATCACCCTCGACAAAACCAAGATCGGGCAGATGTCTTGCAACCCGGCGGTGGGGGGCGTGGGCAAGGGACAGGTGGTTCGGGAGATCGACGCTCTGGGTGGCGAGATGGCCCGGGCGACGGACCGGGCAGGCCTTCAGTTTAAGATGCTGAACCGCGGCAAGGGGCCGGCGGTTTGGAGCCCCCGGGCCCAGTGCGATCGGGCGCTGTACCGCGGCGCCATGACGGGGACGGTTTTAGGCCAGCCGAACCTGACCGTTTTGGAAGACGAAGTGGTGGCCGTTTTAACGGAGGCGGGGCGGGTAACAGGGGTGCGGGCGGAACGGGCGGGTGACATCCGCTCCCGCGCGGTGGTGATTGGGGCGGGAACCTTTATGAAAGGCCTTTTGCACAGGGGGTTTACGACCACCCCGGGCGGGAGGATTGACGAACGACCGTCCGCCCATCTGTCGGACTGTTTGCGGGCGCTGGGGTTTGAGGTGGGACGGCTCAAAACCGGGACGCCGCCGAGGTTGGATGGGCGGACCATTGATTACACGAAATGTTTGCTGGCGCCGGGGGATGAACCGCCGATCCCCATGAGCCATTTCACGCCGTCGCTTCCCCAACGGCAACTGCCTTGCTGGCTCACGCGGACCACGGAAAAATCCCACGAGGCCATTCGGAAAAACCTCGATCGGTCTCCCCTCTACACGGGGCGGATCAAAGGGTTGGGGCCGCGCTACTGTCCGTCCATCGAGGACAAAGTGGTCAAGTTCCCCCACCACGACAACCACCAGGTCTTTATCGAGCCGGAGGGGTATGACACGGACGAGGTGTATGTGAACGGCCTTTCCACCAGCCTGCCGGAGGATGTGCAAGAATGGATCGTTCGAGCGGTGCCGGGGCTGGAGAACGCCCGGTTCGTCCGTTACGGTTACGCGGTGGAGTATGACTTTTGTCCCCCCACCCAGCTCAAATCGTCCTTGGAGACAAAGGCCATCGCCGGGCTCTTCTTCGCCGGGCAGATCAACGGGACCACCGGATATGAAGAAGCGGCGGGGCAGGGGCTTATGGCGGGGATCAACGGGGTTCGGTTTTTGCGCGGCGAGGAACCCTTCGTGCTGGGTCGGGACGAGGCCTACATTGGCGTTATGATCGACGATTTGGTAACTAAAGGGACGGATGAGCCCTACCGGCTGATGACGTCCCGGGCCGAGTACCGTTTGCATTTGCGCTGGGACAACGCGGACCTCCGGCTGATGGACCACGGCCGACGGGTGGGGCTGGTTTCGACGGGGATGTACGATCATTTCGTAAAGTATCGCGGACGGCTCTGGGAGGCCGCCCGGGAAGCTTTGCCGAAAGATGCGGAGTCCCGTTTTTTCGAAGACCTGCCCGAAGCGGAATCGTCCACCGGACAGGACCCCGTTCATGGGGCCACCCCCGACGATACCCCCTGGGGCGACGGGCTGGTTCGGCGCCAAGTGGAAATCGAACGCCTGTACTGGGGCTATTTAAAACGCGAGCGGGCCGACATCGCGAAATTTCGCCGGATGGAATCACGGCGCATTCCGGAGGATTTCAACTATGACGGCGTCCATGGGATCCTGACGGAAGCCCGCCAAAAGTTGAACCGAGTTCGCCCCGAGTCCTTGGGCCAAGCCGCCCGAATTCCGGGCGTGACCCCGGCGGACGCCAGCATACTGTTGGTTCATTTGGAGCGACGGCGGCGCGAGCGCGCGGAGACGAAATGACGTTGCTCACGGACGGGAAGAGTTTCGGGTAATGGCGACGATCATCCCTCCCGACTGGAACATGTTTTCTTTGGCCCTGGCGGGGCTAGACCTCCCGGACGATTTTTTTGTCCTGGCGGAGGGATTCCTGAAGGACCTCGCCGCCATCAACCGAGACCTCAACCTCATTTCATTTTCAACGGAGCGGGAACTTCGAACCCATGCCGTGGACGCTCTGCAAGTCCTGCGGGTTCCGGGCCTAGGCGAAAGCCCCAAGGTCATCGACGTCGGCACCGGCGGAGGTTTCCCTGGAGTTCCGTTGGCTTTGGCGAGACCCCGGTGGACCCTTCATCTTTTGGATTCGGTTCGGAAAAAACAGGCGGCGGTGGCTTCCCTATTGACCGCCCGCCGGACCACCAACGCCGAGGCGCTCTGGGGTCGGGCGGAAGATCTGGCCCGCCAGGTTCAACATCGAGAAACCTACGACGTGGCCCTCTGCCGGGCCGTGGGTCGCCTATCCACCGTGATGGAACTGACCCTCCCGCTCTTGAGGGTGGGAGGGTTGGCCATCCTGCACCGGGGGGCCGAGGCCCGGGAAGAATTGGCGGCGGCCGCCAAGGCTTTGAAGGAGCTGGGCGGCCGGGAAAACGCTGTTATTTCCTACCGCCTTCCTGACCTTGAAAAAGAGAGGCTCATTATTTGTATTGAAAAGACAATTCAAACATCAACGGCCTATCCCAGGCGCTCTGGAATGGCGGCAAAGAGGCCGCTTTAATAAATTGCCCGGCAAAGTGAATTATATGGCTCATTTTTGTGGGATATTGAGCCTGGTATGTAGTGAATCATTTTTCCAGGCAGAATCAGATGCAAAACCTTCGACAATTTTTTATGCTAAAAAAACGTATTCAATTATAGATGCAAACACATGAGACATAAGATTCTTGGGTTTATCTTCGTCCTTTTCGCCCTCTTCGGCGCCTGGTGGTGGTCGCGTTCAACGCCTTGGGCGAGGGCCCAACGCGCCCTGAATCGAGCCCAGCCGGGGGAGGCCGTGGAGATTGCAGTGGAAGCACTCGAATCGAAATCTTGGTCCCCGGAAAGGGAAGAAGCCCTTCGGGAACTATTGGCCAAGAGCTATTTGGAAAAGGGCGCCCTGGAACCGGCAGAGAAAGAGATGCGGACTTTGCGCGAAAAGTTCCCCAACAACTTTTTTGCGGCCCTGGGGCTGGGGATTATAAATCTCGTGAACGATCGAGTGTCCTTTGCCATGGACTATTTGGAGGAAGCCAACCGTCTTAACCAGAAAGAACTTCTTCCCTATGAACTTTTAGCGCGCCTCTTGGGTGACCGGCAGGAATACATGAAAGCGGAAACCGTTATATCCGCCGGCCTTAAAATATTTCCAGACAACGCTCGGCTGTGGGAACTGAACGCCGACCTCTTGGCGGACCAGGGGCGCTACCAAGCCGCCCTAGCCCAGT is a genomic window containing:
- a CDS encoding integron integrase → MIHPNPVSFNPPSTVAAALPNGEPPKPKLLDQLKEAIRLKHYSIRTEQSYVDWAKRYIFFHGKKHPKDMGGAEVGAFLTHLAVQRKVSASTQNQALNAIVFLYKHVLNRELGSIGETVRAKVPDRRPVVMSRPEVERVISHVEGPSRLLAELLYGTGMRLMECLRLRVKDIDFDLNQVVVRDGKGGKDRVTMLPKILRPVLERHLAGVKALHERDLAEGNGRVYLPNALGEKYPNADREWGWQYVFPARGLSKDPRTGVERRHHLHETTLQSAVKRAVRMAGLTKPASVHTFRHSFATHLLEAGYDIRTVQELLGHKDVSTTMIYTHVLNQGARGVRSPLDNMPVSRTTVEGLN
- the mnmG gene encoding tRNA uridine-5-carboxymethylaminomethyl(34) synthesis enzyme MnmG is translated as MTIQHDLIVVGAGHAAIEAALAGARLGVSTLLITLDKTKIGQMSCNPAVGGVGKGQVVREIDALGGEMARATDRAGLQFKMLNRGKGPAVWSPRAQCDRALYRGAMTGTVLGQPNLTVLEDEVVAVLTEAGRVTGVRAERAGDIRSRAVVIGAGTFMKGLLHRGFTTTPGGRIDERPSAHLSDCLRALGFEVGRLKTGTPPRLDGRTIDYTKCLLAPGDEPPIPMSHFTPSLPQRQLPCWLTRTTEKSHEAIRKNLDRSPLYTGRIKGLGPRYCPSIEDKVVKFPHHDNHQVFIEPEGYDTDEVYVNGLSTSLPEDVQEWIVRAVPGLENARFVRYGYAVEYDFCPPTQLKSSLETKAIAGLFFAGQINGTTGYEEAAGQGLMAGINGVRFLRGEEPFVLGRDEAYIGVMIDDLVTKGTDEPYRLMTSRAEYRLHLRWDNADLRLMDHGRRVGLVSTGMYDHFVKYRGRLWEAAREALPKDAESRFFEDLPEAESSTGQDPVHGATPDDTPWGDGLVRRQVEIERLYWGYLKRERADIAKFRRMESRRIPEDFNYDGVHGILTEARQKLNRVRPESLGQAARIPGVTPADASILLVHLERRRRERAETK
- the rsmG gene encoding 16S rRNA (guanine(527)-N(7))-methyltransferase RsmG, producing the protein MATIIPPDWNMFSLALAGLDLPDDFFVLAEGFLKDLAAINRDLNLISFSTERELRTHAVDALQVLRVPGLGESPKVIDVGTGGGFPGVPLALARPRWTLHLLDSVRKKQAAVASLLTARRTTNAEALWGRAEDLARQVQHRETYDVALCRAVGRLSTVMELTLPLLRVGGLAILHRGAEAREELAAAAKALKELGGRENAVISYRLPDLEKERLIICIEKTIQTSTAYPRRSGMAAKRPL